The following proteins come from a genomic window of Gimesia chilikensis:
- a CDS encoding DUF1501 domain-containing protein, with amino-acid sequence MHCGQFRYQFTRRQMLQQCANGFGAAALTALLQDRAFSGVTAERTHFPAKAKNVIFLYMDGGPSQVDTFDPKPMLSKYNGKSPGDFFKVEDTQFDNVGKVLESPWKFKAYGESGIPVSDLFPQVGSCIDDIAVIRSVVSNFPEHTFANYFLHTGSGLQGRPSMGAWVNYGLGTECQNLPGFVVINGGLIPPGGLDCFNSGFLPASFQGSVFKPGGSGIANVERQEKTSRTQVEKLKLMQQLDRFKQQETGRHDEIDSAISNYELAYKMQMAIPDLMSFESESKPTLELYGFNEEYEPTRTFAAECLLARRLVERGVRFVELTCPNVKGDRWDQHSNLKLHHANNARAVDQPIAGLLKDLKQRGLLDSTLVIWGGEFGRTPFAQGTNGRDHNPFGFTMWMAGGGVKGGTTYGTTDEWGYKVVENRVEIHDIHATMLHLLGLDHTRSTFRFGGRDMRLTDVHGHVVHDVIA; translated from the coding sequence ATGCATTGTGGCCAATTTCGATACCAGTTCACTCGCCGTCAAATGCTCCAGCAGTGCGCGAACGGCTTCGGCGCCGCCGCCCTGACGGCCCTGCTGCAGGACCGCGCGTTCTCCGGAGTGACAGCGGAGAGAACCCACTTTCCAGCCAAAGCGAAAAACGTCATCTTCCTCTACATGGATGGCGGACCTTCGCAGGTCGATACCTTCGACCCCAAACCAATGCTTTCCAAATACAATGGCAAAAGCCCGGGCGATTTTTTCAAAGTCGAAGACACCCAGTTCGACAACGTCGGTAAAGTGCTCGAAAGTCCCTGGAAATTTAAAGCCTACGGCGAGAGCGGGATTCCCGTCAGCGATCTCTTCCCGCAGGTCGGTTCCTGTATCGATGACATCGCCGTCATTCGCTCAGTCGTCTCGAACTTTCCCGAACATACCTTTGCCAATTACTTCCTGCACACCGGCAGCGGTCTGCAGGGACGCCCCAGTATGGGTGCCTGGGTCAACTATGGTCTGGGCACTGAATGCCAGAACCTGCCCGGCTTTGTGGTCATCAACGGCGGACTGATTCCCCCCGGCGGTCTCGACTGCTTCAACAGTGGCTTTCTCCCCGCCAGCTTCCAGGGCTCAGTCTTCAAGCCGGGAGGCAGCGGTATTGCCAACGTGGAACGCCAGGAAAAGACCAGCCGCACCCAGGTGGAAAAACTGAAACTGATGCAGCAGCTGGACCGGTTCAAACAACAGGAGACCGGCAGGCACGACGAAATTGACTCCGCGATCTCCAATTATGAACTCGCCTACAAAATGCAGATGGCGATTCCCGATCTGATGTCGTTCGAAAGCGAAAGCAAGCCAACGCTCGAACTCTACGGATTCAATGAGGAATACGAGCCCACACGCACTTTCGCAGCCGAGTGTCTGCTCGCACGCCGGCTGGTCGAACGGGGCGTGCGGTTCGTCGAACTGACCTGTCCCAACGTGAAAGGAGACCGCTGGGATCAGCACAGCAATCTGAAACTCCATCACGCTAACAATGCCCGGGCGGTCGACCAGCCCATCGCGGGGCTGCTCAAAGATCTCAAACAGCGCGGGCTGCTCGATTCCACGCTGGTCATCTGGGGAGGCGAATTCGGCCGCACCCCCTTCGCCCAGGGAACCAACGGTCGCGATCATAATCCATTCGGTTTTACCATGTGGATGGCCGGCGGCGGTGTCAAAGGGGGCACCACTTACGGGACGACCGATGAATGGGGCTATAAAGTTGTCGAAAATCGCGTTGAGATCCACGACATTCATGCCACGATGCTGCACCTGCTGGGACTGGATCATACCAGATCCACGTTCCGCTTTGGTGGACGGGATATGCGTCTGACCGACGTCCATGGACACGTCGTGCACGATGTCATTGCCTGA
- a CDS encoding PQQ-like beta-propeller repeat protein — translation MKQFLRPFCSTLVLLCVALSVASAEDWPAFRGPRGNGISQETGVPLKWSQTENILWKVPLPAAGNSSPIVSNGRVFITCAENEGRQRSLYCFDRKNGKQLWMRTVNFDKVKPTHKTNNYCGSTPVANGKRVVVWHSSAGLYCYDFDGNEVWHRDLGEFDHMWGYGVSPVLHEGKIILHCGPGKRVFMTAIDLESGKTIWETDEPVENNGERNNDRKYMGSWSTPVIARINDRSLVICSMSLRVNAYDPETGDIVWSCSGLRGQKGDLCYTSPVLADQICVAMGGFNGPAIGFRMQGTGDITESARLWRKEPNPQRISTGVFTADHIFTANAGPNIVQCINPQTGEIVWQERSGGAACWGSLILADGHLFVTDQQGTTHVFKPNAERFETFAQNKLGERSNSTPAFSDGQIFIRTFQHLYCIGN, via the coding sequence ATGAAACAGTTCCTGCGCCCGTTCTGTTCGACCCTGGTTCTACTCTGTGTGGCTCTCTCCGTGGCATCTGCCGAGGACTGGCCCGCCTTTCGTGGTCCCCGGGGAAATGGCATCTCACAGGAAACGGGAGTCCCCCTCAAATGGAGTCAGACCGAGAACATCCTCTGGAAAGTGCCGCTGCCTGCAGCTGGTAACAGCAGCCCCATCGTCTCTAACGGACGCGTATTCATTACCTGTGCCGAGAATGAGGGTCGCCAGCGGAGCCTTTACTGTTTCGACCGCAAGAACGGCAAGCAGCTCTGGATGCGGACCGTCAACTTTGACAAGGTGAAGCCCACCCACAAAACCAATAATTACTGCGGTTCGACTCCCGTCGCGAATGGCAAACGCGTCGTCGTCTGGCACAGTTCAGCCGGTCTGTACTGTTACGACTTTGACGGCAACGAAGTCTGGCACCGCGATCTGGGTGAGTTCGATCACATGTGGGGCTACGGTGTTTCTCCAGTCCTGCATGAGGGAAAAATCATTCTGCACTGCGGTCCCGGGAAGCGGGTCTTCATGACCGCCATCGATCTGGAGAGTGGCAAAACGATCTGGGAAACCGATGAACCCGTCGAAAATAACGGCGAGCGAAATAACGATCGCAAATACATGGGTTCCTGGAGTACCCCCGTAATCGCCCGTATCAACGATCGCAGCCTGGTTATCTGCAGCATGTCCCTCCGCGTGAACGCCTATGACCCCGAAACGGGTGACATCGTCTGGAGCTGTTCCGGGCTCCGGGGACAGAAAGGGGACTTATGCTATACCTCTCCTGTGCTGGCAGATCAGATCTGCGTCGCCATGGGTGGCTTCAACGGACCCGCGATCGGCTTCCGCATGCAGGGGACGGGTGACATTACTGAGTCCGCCCGACTCTGGCGTAAGGAACCGAATCCGCAACGCATCTCCACCGGAGTGTTTACTGCAGACCACATCTTCACGGCCAACGCCGGACCGAATATTGTGCAATGCATCAATCCGCAAACCGGCGAGATTGTCTGGCAGGAACGTTCCGGTGGTGCCGCCTGCTGGGGATCTCTGATCCTGGCTGACGGCCACCTGTTCGTCACCGACCAACAGGGAACAACGCATGTCTTCAAGCCGAATGCGGAACGATTTGAAACGTTCGCTCAGAACAAACTGGGCGAACGCAGCAATTCCACACCCGCGTTCTCAGACGGGCAGATCTTCATCCGCACGTTCCAGCATCTGTACTGTATCGGCAACTGA